In the Streptomyces fradiae ATCC 10745 = DSM 40063 genome, GAGCGGCATGGCCTCTGCTGACCCTCGTGTGCTCTCCGGAATCCAGCCGACCGCGGGCTCCTTCCACCTCGGCAACTACCTCGGCGCGGTCCGCCAGTGGGTCGCGCTGCAGGAGTCGCACGACGCCTTCTACATGGTCGTCGACCTGCACGCGATCACCGTGCCGCAGGACCCGGCCGAGCTCCGTGCCAACACCCGCCTGGCCGCCGCCCAGCTCCTCGCCGCCGGACTCGACCCGGAGCGGTGCACGCTGTTCGTGCAGAGCCACGTCCCGGAGCACGCCCAGCTCGCCTGGGTGATGAACTGCCTCACCGGCTTCGGCGAGGCGTCGCGGATGACGCAGTTCAAGGACAAGTCCGCCAAGCAGGGCGCCGACCGCGCCACGGTCGGCCTCTTCACGTACCCGATCCTCCAGGTCGCCGACATCCTGCTCTACCAGGCCAACGAGGTCCCGGTCGGCGAGGACCAGCGCCAGCACATCGAGCTGACCCGCGACCTCGCGGAGCGGTTCAACACCCGCTTCGGCGACACGTTCACCGTCCCGGCGCCGTACATCCTCAAGGAGACGGCGAAGATCTACGACCTCCAGGACCCGACGGCGAAGATGTCGAAGTCCGCCGCGACGCCCAAGGGCCTGATCAACCTCCTCGACGACCCGAAGGCCACCGCCAAGAAGGTCAAGAGCGCCGTCACCGACACGGACACCGTGATCCGCTTCGACCCGGAGGGCAAGCCCGGCGTCAGCAACCTCCTCACGATCCTGTCGACGCTCACCGGCACCCCCGTCGACGACCTGGTCAAGGGGTACGAGGGCAAGATGTACGGCGCCCTGAAGACGGACCTCGCCGAGATCGTGGTCGACTTCGTCACACCGTTCAGGACCCGCACGCAGGAATACCTGGACGACCCGGAGACGCTGGACTCGATCCTCGCCAAGGGCGCCGAGAAGGCCCGCGCCGTCGCCGCGGAGACCCTCGCCCAGACCTACGACAAGGTGGGCTTCCTGCCCGCCAAGCACTGAGGCCGGACGGCTCTGGCCACCGGAGCGGCGCAGGCGCCACACTGGCGGGCGACCCGCGGGCCCGACCGCCCGCCCGGGACCGCCCGCCCGGACGACACGACCGAAGGATGAGGAGAACGACGTGGGGACCGTAACGCTCGGCGTTTCGATCGCGGTCCCGGAGCCCTACGGCAGCCTGCTCCAGCGGCGGCGCGCGGGCTTCGGCGACGCCGCGGCCCACGGCATCCCCACGCACGTCACGCTCCTCCCGCCGACGGAGGTGGACGCCGGGCGGCTGCCGGAGATCCGGTCCCACCTGGCCGCGGTCGCCGCGGCCGGGCGGGCCTTCCCCATGCGGCTGAGCGGCACGGGCACCTTCCGGCCGCTCTCCCCGGTCGTCTACGTCCGGGTCGTGGAGGGCGGCGAGGAGTGCGCCCGGCTCCAGCAGCACGTCCGGGACGCGTCGGGCCCGCTCGTCCGGGAGCTGCAGTTCCCGTACCACCCGCACGTCACGGTCGCGCACGGCATCGCCGAGGAGGCGATGGACCGGGCGTTCGAGGAGCTGGCCGGCTTCGAGGCGGCGTGGACGGTCAGCTCGTTCGCCCTGTACGAGCAGGGCGCGGACGCGGTGTGGCGCAAGCTCCACACGTACGAGTTCGGCCGCCCCGGCCCGGCCCGCACGATCCCCGCCCAGGGCGCCCCGGCCGACGACCCGGCCCCCGCCCCGTACGGGGGCTGAGACCCGGCCCGCGCGGTGGGCGGGGCGTTCGGTGGTAGGCGTAGCGCCATGGACTGGCTGACCAAGCTCCCCGTCATCGGCCCCTGGGCCGCCCGGCTGACGCGCACCCACGCCTGGTACGCCTACGAGACGCTGGACCGCGTCCACTGGGCGCGCCTCGCCGCGGCGATCACCTTCATCAGCTTCCTGTCGCTGTTCCCGCTGATCACCCTGGGCGCCGCGATCGGCGCCGCCCTGGTGGGCGACGAGCGGCTGCGGACCGCCCAGGACAAGATCAGCGAGCAGGTGCCGGGCATCTCCGACCAGCTCGACCTCGGCTCCCTGGTCGAGAACGCCGGCACGGTCGGGCTGGTCGCCGGCGCCGTGCTGCTGTTCACCGGCATCGGCTGGGTCGGCTCGCTGCGGGAGTGCCTGCGCGCCGTGTGGGGCCTGGACGGCGCCGACGACGGCAACCCGGTCGTCCGCAAGGGCAAGGACGCGCTGCTGCTGCTCGGCCTCGGCGGCACCGCGCTCGTCTCGCTCGCCGCGTCCACGCTGGGCGCCACCGCCGTCGGCTGGGGCGCCGAC is a window encoding:
- the trpS gene encoding tryptophan--tRNA ligase produces the protein MASADPRVLSGIQPTAGSFHLGNYLGAVRQWVALQESHDAFYMVVDLHAITVPQDPAELRANTRLAAAQLLAAGLDPERCTLFVQSHVPEHAQLAWVMNCLTGFGEASRMTQFKDKSAKQGADRATVGLFTYPILQVADILLYQANEVPVGEDQRQHIELTRDLAERFNTRFGDTFTVPAPYILKETAKIYDLQDPTAKMSKSAATPKGLINLLDDPKATAKKVKSAVTDTDTVIRFDPEGKPGVSNLLTILSTLTGTPVDDLVKGYEGKMYGALKTDLAEIVVDFVTPFRTRTQEYLDDPETLDSILAKGAEKARAVAAETLAQTYDKVGFLPAKH
- a CDS encoding 2'-5' RNA ligase family protein, yielding MGTVTLGVSIAVPEPYGSLLQRRRAGFGDAAAHGIPTHVTLLPPTEVDAGRLPEIRSHLAAVAAAGRAFPMRLSGTGTFRPLSPVVYVRVVEGGEECARLQQHVRDASGPLVRELQFPYHPHVTVAHGIAEEAMDRAFEELAGFEAAWTVSSFALYEQGADAVWRKLHTYEFGRPGPARTIPAQGAPADDPAPAPYGG
- a CDS encoding YihY/virulence factor BrkB family protein, which produces MDWLTKLPVIGPWAARLTRTHAWYAYETLDRVHWARLAAAITFISFLSLFPLITLGAAIGAALVGDERLRTAQDKISEQVPGISDQLDLGSLVENAGTVGLVAGAVLLFTGIGWVGSLRECLRAVWGLDGADDGNPVVRKGKDALLLLGLGGTALVSLAASTLGATAVGWGADRLGVPEGGAGGALLQVAALLVAVVADFLLLLYLLTLLPGVEPPRRDLVAAALIGAVGFELLKLLLGGYMRGVAGKSMYGAFGVPVALLLWISFTARLLLFCAAWTATGDRRGSAEDAGGSPPGGSPSSAGPHPAAGSPAGRSAEGRPATGPSAPATAD